The proteins below come from a single bacterium genomic window:
- a CDS encoding transposase: MDLAKSSFQLHGVDEKGNTVLKKKLNRTHLTAFIAKLPPCLIGLEACGGAHHWVRVFSEFGHTVKMIAPQFVKPYVKSNKNDAVDAQAICEAVQRPNMRFVPSKRIEQQDIQSVHRVRNL, translated from the coding sequence ATCGATTTAGCAAAGAGCAGTTTTCAACTTCATGGTGTTGATGAAAAGGGAAATACAGTTCTTAAAAAGAAGCTGAACCGAACCCATCTCACAGCGTTTATTGCCAAGCTACCGCCCTGTTTAATTGGCCTTGAAGCCTGTGGCGGCGCACATCACTGGGTGCGTGTTTTCAGTGAATTTGGACATACGGTTAAAATGATAGCGCCTCAGTTTGTAAAGCCCTATGTCAAATCGAACAAAAATGATGCAGTGGATGCACAAGCCATTTGTGAAGCCGTACAACGCCCAAATATGCGTTTTGTGCCCAGCAAGCGTATTGAACAGCAGGATATTCAAAGCGTGCATCGGGTTCGAAATTTATT